A window of Ranitomeya variabilis isolate aRanVar5 chromosome 2, aRanVar5.hap1, whole genome shotgun sequence contains these coding sequences:
- the DYNLRB2 gene encoding dynein light chain roadblock-type 2 — protein sequence MSEVEETLKRIQSQKGVIGTIVVNAEGIPIRTTLDNSTTVQYAGLLHQLSMKARSTVRDIDPQNDLTFLRIRSKKHEIMVAPDKDYLLIVIQNPSD from the exons ATG TCAGAGGTAGAAGAAACACTGAAGAGGATTCAGTCCCAGAAAGGAGTGATCGGAACCATCGTAGTGAACGCGGAAG GCATCCCCATAAGGACCACGCTTGATAACTCCACCACAGTGCAGTATGCCGGGCTCCTCCACCAGCTCTCCATGAAAGCTCGGAGCACCGTCCGTGATATCGACCCTCAAAATGACCTGACGTTCCTCAGGATCCGTTCCAAGAAGCACGAGATCATGGTGGCTCCAG ATAAAGACTATTTGCTTATCGTTATCCAGAATCCATCTGACTGA